ACACCGTCGCGAACCCCGAGAGCGAGGCCCCGCGGCCGGACGGTGCGCCGGGCGACCCGCGATCGGCGTTCGCGGCGGCGCTGCAGCGCAGCAGGGAATCCCAGACCCAGCAGGGGAGCGGTCAGGAGAGCGCGTGAGGCAGTACGTCTTCACGCTCATCCTCACGGCCGCGCTCACCCTCGCCCTGGCCTGGGCGATCTGGCGACTCGCGCTGCGGTTCAAGCTGTATCCGGGCATCCGCGATCGCGACGTCCACACCGTGCCGACCCCGCGGCTCGGCGGCGTGGCCATGTTCATCGCGATCGTGACGGCCATGCTCGTCTCGTCGGCCAACCCGTTCTTCGGCATCATCTGGGCCGACTCGCGCGTGATGTGGTCGATCCTCGGAGCGGCCGCGCTGACGGTCGTGGTCGGCGTGCTCGACGACCTGCTCGACCTGGACTGGATGATCAAGCTCGCGGCGCAGTTCCTGGCGGCGGGGATCATCGCGGTCGGCGGCGGGCTGCAGATCTACACGCTGCCGCTCGGCGACCTCTGGGTCGGCTCGAGCTGGCTGAGCATCGCGCTGACGATGTTCGCGATCGTCGTGGTCATGAACGCCGTCAACTTCATCGACGGCCTGGACGGCCTCGTGGCGGGCGTGTGCCTCATCGCCAACACGATGTTCTTCGTGTACTCGTACGTGCTGGTGCGCGACACCGGCAACAGCACGTACTTCAACCTGGCGACCTTCCTCGCCGTCGTGCTCGTCGGCGCGTGCGCGGGATTCCTCCCCATGAACTGGAACGGCGCCAAGCTCTTCATGGGCGACGGGGGCGCGCTCGTCCTGGGCCTGCTCATGGCCACGAGCGCGATCGCGATCACGGGCCAGTTCGACCCCGCCATGCTCGAGGACGATCGGCTCGGGCGCTCGCAGCTGGTCGGTGCCTTCCTGCC
This genomic interval from Microbacterium sediminis contains the following:
- a CDS encoding MraY family glycosyltransferase, producing MRQYVFTLILTAALTLALAWAIWRLALRFKLYPGIRDRDVHTVPTPRLGGVAMFIAIVTAMLVSSANPFFGIIWADSRVMWSILGAAALTVVVGVLDDLLDLDWMIKLAAQFLAAGIIAVGGGLQIYTLPLGDLWVGSSWLSIALTMFAIVVVMNAVNFIDGLDGLVAGVCLIANTMFFVYSYVLVRDTGNSTYFNLATFLAVVLVGACAGFLPMNWNGAKLFMGDGGALVLGLLMATSAIAITGQFDPAMLEDDRLGRSQLVGAFLPILLPIVVVMLPLLDFGLAIIRRLRAGKSPFSADRKHLHHRMLDMGHSDRDAVLIFYAWTGIFSLAVLLMYLGAREDWPGEYLPGVGFGLLGVAACLVVTLTPSRRTRPGALPTTPDTVKAS